A region from the Drosophila bipectinata strain 14024-0381.07 chromosome 3R, DbipHiC1v2, whole genome shotgun sequence genome encodes:
- the LOC122321613 gene encoding uncharacterized protein: MSAGQRISFAKEKSLCYNCLKLGHGVRRCTSTFNCRQCKAQHHTLLHLQGTQHAIGTIAQTGEDQDDPNAHISPVTISHIAQTEGSAAIVCAQGTASATQSNGWNRSTLPTAMVNVQNANGDLVACLLDIGSELSYVSEGCVHALGLARTPSRILVTGISSIKADTTRGCSTLRIQSRISEDQLVVQAHVVGKITSSLERQSIDASALQVFNDLQLADSQFSTSGPVDILLGSEHVWSAITGRKIFDNKGKLIAISSIFGWVITSLFAPRASNTMALTTTVDIDATLRRFWELESIHRKAEVQPEDKEVEEHFLNTHARDDNGKYIVELPFTSSAPEFADTLQGALQRFKSVERRLSQNHQLRKDYVNFMREYQSLGHMREISPSEIPNERSFYLPHHPELGRKLRVVFDGSYRDAKGKALNDTLSIGPSIQRDLFAVCLRFRMHKYVFSADIVKMFRQIWVSEKHRNFQRIVWREDPSDPIKHFQLCTVTYGTLCAPFLAVRVLEQLAADHQKEFPTAAKILMEDFYVDDVLTGSNSEDELQRNRDELVQLMSCAKLELGKWVLNTKYIVSEDNKDSSHSSVKVLGLHWHPKKDTLSYNVNLAKSPCCTKRQVLSDVSRIFDPLGLLAPTVVIFKILFQKLWLLNLNWDDELPKKLTDKWLKWRADLENLPQLQIPRLAESDTDKIELHGFSDASTKAYSAVVYSRMVKEDGTISVAILAAKTRVAPLKQQSLPRLELCGALLLSQLLQSIKAGLKHKDVTIYAWSDSTIVLSWLAYSPAQLKTFVGNRTAEILETIPKHAWRHVDSKSNPADCASRGLGVSELIDFQLWWKGPSWLRDQDQFLVKLNNSHNCCSPSDKRIQSEIKANCLAAQVIVTTDNPLDKLLNRNSSWLRLIHTLGYVLRFIHRMKHPSSKRTSTALTFDEIKSARIRWLQHAQAGFQQDFQLLLANKPLGNQSKLVKLSPFIDKDNLLRVGGRIQHSQLSAEAKHPILLPKAHRITLLIIEHEHRVNLHPGVSSLFVIVRQRYWIFGARNLIRKITHNCLACFRQRQHTMHQRMADLPSVRITQALPFVNTGCDYAGPILLKDAKVRKPRISKEYICLFVCMVTSAIHLELATDLSTETFLAALRRFFSIRGKCTRMYSDNGTNFIGARRSLDEMQQLLNSTQHKDHVANSLADEGIQWTFIPPRAPHWGGKWESAVRCVKLYLRRVIGSSTLTHEQMRTLLPQISAMVNSRPLCYTSDTDSSYLSPAHFLIGRPFTTIPEADLGHIPVGRLGYWQSIQSMYQRFWKQWHQEYLTSLQLRPKWTKETPNIKIGSVVLVKESNTPPASWHLARVIETYPGKDNVVRAVRLKMATGELTRQ, translated from the coding sequence ATGTCTGCAGGACAGAGAATCTCGTTTGCCAAGGAGAAATCGCTATGCTACAATTGCCTGAAGCTAGGTCACGGGGTCAGAAGATGCACATCAACATTCAACTGCAGACAATGTAAAGCTCAGCACCATACTCTATTGCATCTGCAAGGTACGCAACACGCAATTGGCACAATCGCTCAAACTGGTGAGGATCAGGATGATCCCAACGCGCACATCTCACCGGTGACTATTAGTCATATAGCACAAACAGAAGGCTCCGCAGCAATTGTATGTGCACAAGGCACTGCAAGTGCAACGCAATCAAATGGATGGAACAGAAGCACCCTGCCCACGGCTATGGTCAACGTTCAAAACGCTAACGGGGATTTGGTAGCATGCCTTTTGGACATAGGCTCAGAACTGTCATATGTATCTGAAGGCTGTGTACACGCACTTGGTTTGGCTCGTACGCCATCCCGCATATTGGTCACTGGAATTTCATCGATTAAAGCAGACACAACAAGGGGATGCAGCACCCTACGCATCCAATCCCGTATATCAGAGGATCAACTGGTAGTCCAGGCTCACGTGGTTGGAAAGATCACCTCATCATTGGAAAGGCAGAGCATCGACGCGTCTGCACTACAAGTCTTCAACGATCTACAACTAGCAGATTCACAATTCAGTACAAGTGGCCCAGTCGATATTCTTTTGGGCAGCGAGCATGTTTGGAGTGCTATTACTGGGAGAAAGATATTTGACAACAAAGGCAAGCTAATCGCTATTTCATcaatttttggatgggtgatCACATCACTGTTTGCACCACGGGCGAGCAACACTATGGCCCTCACAACAACAGTCGACATTGATGCCACTCTCAGACGATTCTGGGAGCTGGAAAGCATTCATCGCAAGGCAGAAGTTCAACCTGAGGACAAAGAGGTCGAGGAGCACTTTCTCAACACCCACGCTCGGGACGATAATGGCAAATACATCGTGGAGCTTCCTTTTACATCATCAGCTCCTGAATTTGCAGACACCCTTCAAGGAGCCTTACAGCGGTTCAAATCGGTTGAACGCCGTTTATCACAAAATCATCAGCTACGTAAGGATTACGTAAACTTCATGAGGGAATATCAAAGTCTAGGACACATGCGAGAAATCTCACCGAGCGAAATTCCCAACGAAAGGAGTTTCTATCTACCTCATCATCCTGAATTGGGTCGGAAACTCAGAGTAGTCTTCGACGGCTCATACCGGGACGCCAAAGGCAAGGCGTTAAACGACACACTCTCGATCGGACCCAGTATTCAGCGAGACCTGTTTGCTGTGTGCCTGCGGTTCCGTATGCACAAATACGTATTTTCAGCGGACATAGTCAAAATGTTCCGTCAAATCTGGGTGAGCGAAAAACATAGAAACTTTCAGAGAATCGTATGGCGAGAGGATCCATCAGATCCCATCAAGCACTTTCAACTTTGTACGGTGACGTATGGAACATTATGCGCACCATTCCTAGCAGTTCGAGTACTGGAACAACTGGCTGCTGACCACCAGAAGGAGTTTCCAACTGCGGCAAAAATCTTGATGGAAGACTTCTATGTGGATGACGTTCTCACTGGATCCAATAGTGAGGATGAGCTGCAACGCAATCGGGACGAACTCGTCCAACTGATGTCCTGTGCTAAGCTAGAGCTCGGGAAGTGGGTATTGAATACCAAATACATTGTATCGGAGGATAACAAGGATTCCTCACACTCATCAGTAAAGGTTCTAGGGCTGCATTGGCACCCTAAGAAGGACACATTGTCGTACAATGTGAATCTAGCAAAGAGTCCATGCTGCACCAAGAGGCAAGTGTTGTCGGATGTGTCACGCATATTCGACCCTCTCGGTCTATTAGCACCAACCGTAGTTATATTCAAAATACTATTTCAAAAACTGTGGCTGTTGAATTTGAATTGGGACGACGAACTTCCGAAAAAGTTAACCGACAAGTGGCTCAAATGGCGAGCAGATTTAGAAAACCTACCACAACTCCAGATACCACGCTTGGCCGAGAGCGACACCGACAAGATCGAATTGCACGGATTTTCAGACGCATCCACGAAAGCATACTCAGCCGTAGTGTACAGCCGAATGGTTAAGGAAGATGGAACCATTTCGGTAGCCATACTTGCAGCAAAGACAAGGGTGGCACCTTTAAAACAACAATCTCTGCCACGCCTGGAACTGTGCGGTGCACTTCTTCTGAGCCAACTTTTGCAATCCATCAAGGCTGGATTAAAGCACAAGGATGTGACTATCTATGCATGGAGCGACTCCACAATAGTCCTATCATGGCTAGCGTACTCACCAGCCCAACTAAAGACGTTTGTTGGGAACCGCACCGCCGAGATCTTGGAAACCATACCTAAGCATGCATGGCGGCATGTGGACTCAAAATCGAACCCAGCGGATTGTGCATCCCGAGGCTTGGGAGTATCCGAGCTCATTGACTTCCAATTGTGGTGGAAGGGTCCGTCATGGCTGAGGGACCAGGATCAATTTTTGGTAAAGTTGAACAATTCACACAACTGTTGTTCACCTTCAGACAAACGCATACAAAGTGAGATCAAAGCTAACTGCCTTGCTGCGCAGGTAATTGTCACAACGGACAATCCTTTGGATAAGCTTCTAAATCGCAACTCATCTTGGCTGAGGCTTATACACACGCTCGGTTATGTTTTGCGATTCATTCATCGCATGAAACACCCGTCTTCAAAACGAACATCAACGGCTCTCACCTTTGACGAGATCAAGTCGGCCAGAATTCGATGGCTGCAACACGCTCAAGCTGGTTTTCAACAGGACTTCCAGCTACTACTCGCTAACAAGCCTCTAGGAAACCAATCAAAATTGGTAAAGCTATCACCGTTCATCGACAAGGACAATCTGCTCAGAGTGGGAGGACGAATCCAACACTCACAGTTGTCGGCAGAGGCAAAACATCCCATTTTGCTTCCAAAGGCTCATCGGATCACCCTCCTAATAATAGAACATGAGCACCGAGTCAACCTGCATCCTGGAGTCTCATCTCTCTTCGTCATTGTCCGGCAACGATATTGGATTTTCGGCGCACGGAACCTGATACGCAAAATCACACACAACTGTTTGGCGTGCTTTCGACAGAGACAACATACAATGCATCAACGTATGGCAGATCTACCCAGCGTACGTATAACGCAAGCACTGCCATTCGTAAACACTGGATGCGACTATGCAGGACCAATTCTTCTGAAGGACGCTAAGGTGCGCAAGCCGCGCATCAGCAAGGAATACATATGCCTATTTGTATGTATGGTTACATCGGCGATCCATCTAGAACTCGCCACCGACTTATCCACGGAAACATTTCTGGCGGCATTGAGACGATTTTTCTCAATACGAGGCAAATGTACACGCATGTACAGCGACAACGGAACAAATTTCATCGGAGCCAGGCGATCCCTGGATGAAATGCAGCAGCTACTGAACTCAACACAACACAAGGATCACGTAGCGAACTCACTAGCAGACGAAGGTATCCAATGGACCTTTATCCCACCTCGTGCTCCACATTGGGGAGGAAAGTGGGAATCAGCAGTTCGATGTGTTAAACTGTATCTTCGACGAGTCATTGGCAGCAGCACACTAACACATGAGCAAATGCGCACCTTGCTGCCGCAGATCAGTGCGATGGTCAACTCACGACCCTTATGCTACACGTCGGATACAGATAGCAGCTATCTGTCACCAGCCCATTTCCTGATCGGGCGACCATTTACGACGATCCCGGAGGCGGATCTTGGCCACATTCCTGTGGGCCGTTTGGGATACTGGCAGAGTATCCAATCAATGTACCAACGCTTCTGGAAACAATGGCACCAGGAGTACCTGACTAGTCTTCAGCTGCGACCAAAGTGGACCAAGGAAACCCCCAACATCAAGATCGGCAGCGTTGTGCTCGTCAAGGAGTCCAACACACCACCAGCATCATGGCACCTGGCGAGGGTGATCGAAACCTACCCAGGAAAGGACaacgtcgtgcgagcagtaaGGCTCAAGATGGCAACAGGAGAATTGACCCGGCAATAA
- the LOC108125259 gene encoding NADH dehydrogenase [ubiquinone] 1 beta subcomplex subunit 2, mitochondrial-like, protein MNIARNLLSLRTAVARSNQSLLTSKLLRRESHVVSYRKGPPAHSNATKIGAVAVGGAMWWWVIWHLWHEPDHITGEFEYPNPSKWSNTELGIPKDD, encoded by the exons ATGAATATTGCTCGAAATTTGTTATCTTTAAGAACGGCTGTTGCCCGTTCAAATCAAAGTTTATTAACATCTAAATTGTTACGAAGGGAAAGCCATGT ggTTTCATATCGAAAGGGTCCACCGGCTCATTCGAATGCCACTAAGATTGGTGCCGTTGCTGTTGGAGGAGCCATGTGGTGGTGGGTAATTTGGCATTTGTGGCACGAACCTGATCATATAACG GGTGAATTTGAATATCCAAACCCGTCCAAATGGAGCAACACAGAATTGGGAATACCCAAAGatgattaa